From the genome of Microbacterium lacus, one region includes:
- a CDS encoding ABC1 kinase family protein: protein MPAWLVFALVALAFSLVAAWIVRRLLDVEVGWLRAWVTAIVVFVIASPVAVWSLTQAQVYENGRLVADGAIAIAFVALTVGWMLAAVVIAVLTLEFLWPSRRWRNPISVVRDAIRRRDRARRYAQILAIGSRHGLTFYESRRRGEQDEELPAALVSAMNEAGVTFVKLGQVLSSREDVLPPALIAAFSTLQMDSTPIPWAEAETAIRAQLGCPIEEVFAEIDPVPLAAASVAQVHAARLRSGEDVVVKIQRPRARAQVTTDLDILERLAAQAERRTDWARAYGARALVAEFSRALREELDYRIEVSNTEMLRSAIPRSEATRLHVPRVYPQYSTAQMIVQERVIGTPFGRLAPGAVPEEEARRIADDLLDAVFEQIAVRGVFHADLHAGNVILGEDGAVTLIDFGAVGVLERSMRRLLIPMLIGMANEDDVAVTDVALLMCEPPGGEFDTTTLQRDIGVILTRVHNARADENIFRSFLDALRRNRMALPPSLLLVFRTLASLEGTLRRLVPDYDMVGRALEVAPRMARSLVSPRTALLSAQTWSTLIAEQMRRMPRRIESLTRSLDEGTLSVRLRALESPDDRSYIDGIIGRLTTTVIGITLVIAGIMLGVDDGGPLLTGDVPAFSFLGSIVGLGGLLLLLRSLRGALRRRS from the coding sequence ATGCCCGCCTGGCTCGTCTTCGCGCTCGTCGCACTGGCCTTCTCGCTGGTCGCCGCGTGGATCGTCCGGCGTCTTCTGGATGTCGAGGTCGGGTGGCTGCGCGCCTGGGTGACGGCGATCGTGGTGTTCGTCATCGCATCACCTGTCGCGGTGTGGTCGTTGACGCAGGCGCAGGTCTACGAGAACGGTCGCCTGGTCGCCGACGGTGCGATCGCGATCGCGTTCGTCGCGCTCACCGTCGGCTGGATGCTGGCCGCCGTCGTGATCGCAGTGCTGACGCTCGAGTTCCTCTGGCCCTCCCGTCGCTGGCGCAACCCGATCTCGGTGGTGCGCGACGCGATCCGCCGCCGGGACCGCGCACGGCGCTACGCGCAGATCCTCGCGATCGGCTCGCGGCATGGACTGACGTTCTACGAGAGCAGGCGACGCGGCGAGCAGGACGAGGAGCTGCCCGCGGCGCTCGTCTCGGCGATGAACGAGGCCGGGGTCACGTTCGTCAAGCTCGGTCAGGTGCTGTCCTCCCGCGAGGACGTGCTGCCGCCCGCGCTCATTGCGGCGTTCTCGACGCTGCAGATGGATTCGACGCCGATTCCCTGGGCCGAAGCCGAGACCGCGATCCGCGCGCAGCTGGGATGCCCCATCGAGGAGGTCTTCGCCGAGATCGACCCGGTGCCTCTGGCCGCCGCATCCGTCGCTCAGGTCCACGCGGCCCGACTGCGCTCCGGCGAGGACGTCGTGGTGAAGATCCAGCGGCCGCGGGCCCGTGCGCAGGTGACCACCGACCTCGACATCCTCGAGCGCCTCGCCGCGCAGGCTGAGCGTCGCACGGACTGGGCCCGTGCATACGGCGCGCGGGCACTGGTGGCCGAGTTCTCGCGCGCGCTGCGCGAAGAGCTCGACTACAGGATCGAGGTCTCCAACACCGAGATGCTCCGCTCCGCGATCCCGAGATCGGAAGCGACGCGCCTGCATGTTCCCCGCGTGTACCCGCAGTACTCCACCGCGCAGATGATCGTGCAGGAGCGCGTGATCGGCACGCCGTTCGGTCGGCTCGCACCGGGTGCGGTTCCGGAGGAAGAGGCTCGACGGATCGCCGACGATCTGCTCGACGCGGTTTTCGAGCAGATCGCGGTGCGCGGCGTGTTCCACGCCGACCTGCATGCCGGCAACGTGATCCTGGGGGAGGACGGGGCTGTCACACTCATCGACTTCGGGGCCGTCGGGGTGCTCGAACGCAGCATGCGGCGGCTCCTGATCCCGATGCTCATCGGGATGGCCAACGAGGATGACGTGGCCGTCACCGACGTCGCGCTGCTCATGTGCGAGCCGCCCGGCGGCGAGTTCGACACGACGACGCTGCAGCGGGATATCGGCGTGATCCTGACCCGCGTGCACAACGCGCGTGCCGACGAGAACATCTTCCGTTCGTTCCTGGACGCTCTCCGGCGCAATCGCATGGCGCTGCCGCCGTCGCTTCTGCTCGTGTTCCGCACGCTCGCGTCGCTCGAGGGGACGCTGCGCCGGCTGGTGCCGGACTACGACATGGTCGGCCGCGCCCTCGAGGTCGCGCCGCGGATGGCGCGATCGCTCGTCTCGCCGCGCACGGCCCTGCTCAGCGCGCAGACCTGGTCGACGCTCATCGCCGAGCAGATGCGACGGATGCCGCGTCGTATCGAGAGCCTGACACGCTCGCTGGATGAGGGGACGCTCTCGGTGCGGCTGCGCGCGCTGGAGAGCCCGGATGACCGCTCGTACATCGACGGCATCATCGGCCGCCTCACGACCACCGTCATCGGCATCACTCTCGTGATCGCCGGCATCATGCTCGGCGTCGACGACGGTGGCCCGCTGCTGACCGGCGACGTGCCCGCCTTCTCCTTCCTCGGCAGCATCGTCGGCCTCGGCGGCCTGCTCCTGCTGCTGCGGAGTCTGCGCGGAGCGCTGCGCCGGCGCTCCTGA